From a region of the Myroides sp. JBRI-B21084 genome:
- a CDS encoding iron chaperone: MAKKGAMASFACVDDYINNQSKESQIILHELRSLIKEVAPEAIELPNYKVPSFTLIPGSKPAQQLMIVAYAKHVSFYPFQATIDHFTNELKGFDLGKGTVKFKLNQPLPKELIKQMVAIRKDEIQNSLK; encoded by the coding sequence ATGGCAAAAAAAGGTGCAATGGCTAGCTTTGCGTGTGTTGATGACTATATAAACAACCAATCAAAGGAATCGCAAATTATTTTACATGAATTACGCTCGCTTATAAAAGAAGTTGCACCCGAAGCAATTGAACTGCCAAACTATAAAGTTCCTTCCTTTACGCTTATTCCTGGTTCAAAACCTGCTCAACAATTAATGATTGTGGCTTATGCAAAACATGTAAGTTTTTATCCTTTTCAAGCAACTATAGACCATTTTACAAACGAACTTAAAGGCTTTGATTTAGGGAAAGGTACCGTAAAGTTTAAACTAAACCAACCTTTACCTAAAGAGCTTATTAAGCAAATGGTTGCAATTAGAAAAGATGAAATACAGAATAGTTTAAAGTAA
- a CDS encoding alpha/beta hydrolase, protein MKKEIYIFSGLGADESVFQKLDFSGFETTFIKWIIPNENETIENYTSRILKQIKTTKPILIGLSFGGIIAVEVAKQIETEKVIIIASAKTKNEIPFYFRFAGQLGLHKLIPTQILKSANFITNWFFGTNSKFEEQLLKEILINTNPTFLKWAIDKIVKWDNLIQPKDILHIHGTNDKILPLYFVNCNLKIKKGGHLMTLNKSVEINKILNQKIKN, encoded by the coding sequence TTGAAAAAAGAAATTTACATATTTAGTGGACTTGGAGCCGATGAAAGTGTTTTTCAAAAACTTGATTTTTCAGGATTCGAAACAACTTTTATAAAATGGATTATTCCAAATGAAAATGAAACAATTGAAAATTATACAAGTCGAATTCTTAAACAAATTAAAACAACAAAACCAATACTAATTGGGCTATCTTTTGGCGGAATTATAGCTGTTGAAGTTGCAAAACAAATTGAAACTGAAAAAGTAATTATAATTGCTTCAGCAAAAACTAAAAATGAAATCCCTTTTTACTTTCGTTTTGCTGGTCAATTAGGCCTTCATAAACTAATACCAACTCAAATTTTAAAAAGCGCAAACTTTATTACAAATTGGTTTTTTGGTACAAATTCTAAATTTGAAGAACAACTTCTAAAAGAGATTCTTATAAACACCAACCCTACTTTTTTAAAATGGGCCATTGATAAAATCGTAAAATGGGATAACTTAATTCAACCCAAAGACATATTACATATTCACGGTACAAACGACAAAATTTTACCGTTATATTTTGTAAATTGTAATTTAAAAATAAAAAAAGGTGGTCATTTAATGACACTTAACAAATCTGTTGAAATAAATAAAATATTAAACCAAAAAATAAAAAACTAA
- the accD gene encoding acetyl-CoA carboxylase, carboxyltransferase subunit beta: MAWFKRKEKGITTPTEDKKDTPKGLWYKSPTGKIIESDELARNLWISPEDDYHVRIGSKEYFEILFDNNEFKELFGTITAKDPLKFTDTKKYVDRLKEAKDKTKLKDAVRVAVGKSKGADLVVACMDFAFIGGSMGSVVGEKIARGIDYSIKHNIPFMMISKSGGARMMEAAYSLMQMAKTSAKLSLLADAKIPYISLCTDPTTGGTTASYAMLGDINIAEPGALIGFAGPRIVKDTTGKDLPDGFQTSEFLLEHGFLDFVVHRKQLKDKVNLYIDLVLNQPIR, encoded by the coding sequence ATGGCTTGGTTTAAAAGAAAAGAAAAGGGAATTACAACCCCAACCGAAGATAAAAAAGACACGCCCAAAGGTTTGTGGTACAAATCGCCAACCGGAAAAATTATAGAATCAGACGAATTGGCTAGAAATCTTTGGATTTCACCAGAAGATGATTACCACGTACGTATTGGCAGCAAAGAATATTTTGAAATATTGTTTGATAACAATGAATTTAAAGAATTATTTGGAACAATTACAGCCAAAGACCCTTTAAAGTTTACCGACACTAAAAAATACGTAGATCGTTTAAAAGAGGCGAAAGACAAAACCAAATTAAAAGATGCGGTACGTGTTGCAGTAGGTAAATCAAAAGGTGCCGATTTAGTAGTGGCGTGTATGGATTTTGCTTTTATTGGCGGATCAATGGGATCTGTAGTAGGTGAAAAAATAGCCCGCGGTATTGATTATTCTATTAAACACAACATCCCGTTTATGATGATATCAAAATCAGGTGGAGCACGTATGATGGAAGCTGCTTATTCATTAATGCAAATGGCAAAAACTTCGGCAAAATTATCATTGTTAGCCGATGCTAAAATACCTTACATATCGTTATGTACCGATCCAACTACTGGTGGTACAACTGCGTCATATGCCATGTTAGGTGATATAAATATAGCCGAACCAGGAGCATTGATTGGTTTTGCAGGACCACGTATTGTAAAAGATACCACCGGTAAAGACTTACCAGATGGTTTTCAAACATCGGAATTTTTGTTAGAACACGGATTTTTAGATTTTGTAGTTCACAGAAAACAACTAAAAGACAAAGTAAACCTTTATATAGATTTGGTTTTAAACCAACCTATCCGATAA